A genomic segment from Ovis aries strain OAR_USU_Benz2616 breed Rambouillet chromosome 26, ARS-UI_Ramb_v3.0, whole genome shotgun sequence encodes:
- the SPCS3 gene encoding signal peptidase complex subunit 3, which translates to MNTVLSRANSLFAFSLSVMAALTFGCFITTAFKDRSVPVRLHVSRIMLKNVEDFTGPRERSDLGFITFDITADLENIFDWNVKQLFLYLSAEYSTKNNALNQVVLWDKIVLRGDNPKLLLKDMKTKYFFFDDGNGLKGNRNVTLTLSWNVVPNAGILPLVTGSGHVSVPFPDTYEITKSY; encoded by the exons ATGAACACGGTGCTGTCGCGGGCGAACTCGCTGTTCGCCTTTTCGCTGAGCGTGATGGCGGCGCTCACGTTCGGCTGCTTCATCACCACCGCCTTCAAAGACAGGAGCGTCCCGGTGCGGCTGCACGTCTCGCGGATCATGCT AAAAAATGTAGAAGACTTCACTGGACCTAGAGAAAGAAGTGATTTGGGATTCATTACATTTGATATAACTGCTG atctagaaaatatatttgattggAATGTTAAGCAGTTGTTTCTGTATTTATCAGCTGAATATTCAACAAAAAATAAC gCTCTGAACCAGGTTGTCCTTTGGGACAAGATTGTTCTGAGAGGTGATAATCCGAAGCTGCtgttaaaagatatgaaaacaaagtattttttctttgacGACGGAAATGGTCTCAA GGGAAATAGGAATGTCACTTTAACCCTGTCCTGGAATGTTGTACCAAATGCTGGAATTCTACCTCTCGTGACAGGATCAGGACACGTATCTGTCCCATTTCCAGATACATATGAAATAACGAAGAGTTATTAA